One window of the Candidatus Microbacterium colombiense genome contains the following:
- a CDS encoding SprT-like domain-containing protein, with protein sequence MADLDRVRIWGEALIRMHLDDTWSFGFDHAKRRAGQCDYTKKRITVSRYLAARFDDDEIHQVLLHEVAHALAGHAAAHGASWKRTARQLGYVGGTTHRGETAQELAPWVGRCPAGHVTYRHRRPTRPTSCARCSRSFNAEFLFDWTRREITSDARLAAQMPR encoded by the coding sequence ATGGCCGATCTTGACCGTGTGCGCATCTGGGGCGAGGCGCTCATCAGGATGCATCTCGACGACACCTGGTCCTTCGGCTTCGACCATGCCAAGCGGCGAGCGGGTCAATGCGATTACACCAAGAAACGCATCACGGTCTCGCGCTACCTGGCCGCCCGATTCGACGACGACGAGATCCATCAGGTACTCCTGCACGAGGTCGCCCACGCTCTCGCCGGCCATGCCGCAGCCCATGGCGCCTCGTGGAAGCGCACGGCCCGCCAGCTGGGCTACGTGGGCGGCACCACGCACCGCGGCGAGACCGCGCAGGAACTCGCGCCCTGGGTCGGTCGCTGCCCGGCAGGTCACGTCACCTACCGCCATCGGCGTCCCACCCGGCCCACCTCGTGCGCGCGCTGCTCGCGCAGCTTCAATGCCGAGTTCCTCTTCGACTGGACGCGTCGCGAGATCACGAGCGACGCACGTCTGGCCGCGCAGATGCCGCGCTGA
- a CDS encoding fused MFS/spermidine synthase, which yields MGRNRTRDAEHPQTRLDHGGLARIVPSEFTSGFELIVDDTPQSHVDLDDPTHLHFEYIVRMGAVIDQLTSAGAALTAVHLGAGALTIPRYIDATRPGSRQQVIELEAPLAQLVREHLPLPKGAAIRIRIGDAREGVARLPAALTGSCDLVVSDVYSGAQTPAHLTSIEFYRELSGILAPTGVLLVNVADGPGLAFARRQIATIAEVLPEVALLADTQVLKGRRFGNLVIAASATALPTEWLPRMLAAGPHPAKIAQGAEVQAFIQGARIVTDADAVASPRPDASLFLR from the coding sequence ATGGGCCGGAATCGCACACGTGACGCGGAGCATCCGCAGACCCGCCTCGATCATGGGGGCCTGGCGCGCATCGTGCCGTCGGAGTTCACGAGCGGGTTCGAGCTCATCGTCGATGACACTCCGCAGTCGCACGTGGATCTCGACGACCCGACCCACCTGCACTTCGAGTACATCGTGCGCATGGGCGCCGTCATCGACCAGCTCACCTCTGCCGGGGCGGCCCTCACGGCGGTGCACCTGGGCGCCGGCGCACTGACGATCCCGCGCTACATCGACGCCACGCGGCCCGGCTCACGTCAGCAGGTCATCGAGCTCGAGGCTCCGCTCGCGCAGCTCGTGCGGGAGCACCTGCCTCTGCCGAAGGGAGCGGCGATCCGCATCCGCATCGGCGATGCACGCGAGGGCGTCGCGCGGCTCCCGGCCGCACTGACGGGCAGCTGCGATCTCGTCGTCTCCGACGTCTACTCCGGGGCGCAGACCCCGGCCCATCTGACCAGCATCGAGTTCTACCGCGAGCTCTCGGGCATCCTCGCCCCGACCGGCGTGCTGCTCGTGAACGTCGCCGACGGCCCGGGACTCGCGTTCGCGCGTCGGCAGATCGCGACGATCGCCGAGGTGCTTCCGGAAGTCGCGCTCCTCGCCGACACGCAGGTGCTGAAGGGGCGCCGGTTCGGCAACCTCGTGATCGCCGCATCTGCCACCGCTTTGCCCACCGAGTGGCTCCCCCGCATGCTCGCCGCCGGTCCCCACCCGGCGAAGATCGCCCAGGGCGCCGAGGTGCAGGCGTTCATTCAGGGGGCGCGGATCGTGACCGACGCGGATGCCGTGGCATCCCCCCGCCCGGATGCCTCTCTCTTCCTCCGCTGA
- a CDS encoding sugar ABC transporter permease, whose amino-acid sequence MSMVQAPLPATKTESTSASVAGGQPKKRGFSLLMARPWLLLAPGLIILAVLMLWPLVQVFIFSLQDYGLREINTGENNWIGFGNYIEALTNPTLWTVVLPNTVGFAAVAVFVTVAVGTLVALLLARLGTVWRTIVSSCIMVAWAMPAVTGTYVWTFIFDADRGIFNSVLQDLGLMDGSVNWFTNQWSFYAIVLLNVVHHGFPFVAITVLAGLLGVSKEMLEAAALDGANAWTRFWKIVFPTLKPVFSVVIILSTIWDFKVFAQVYLMPGGGGGNRSVLNLGVWSYVESFGQNRYGFGAALAVLLTLVLIGITIVYIRSLMKEDEL is encoded by the coding sequence ATGTCGATGGTGCAAGCGCCTCTGCCGGCCACGAAGACGGAGTCCACCTCCGCCTCCGTGGCCGGCGGCCAGCCGAAGAAGCGCGGATTCTCGCTCCTGATGGCTCGCCCCTGGCTCCTTCTCGCTCCCGGGCTGATCATCCTCGCGGTGCTCATGCTCTGGCCGCTCGTCCAGGTGTTCATCTTCTCGCTGCAGGACTACGGTCTGCGCGAGATCAACACGGGTGAGAACAACTGGATCGGCTTCGGGAACTACATCGAGGCGCTCACCAATCCGACACTCTGGACGGTCGTCCTCCCCAACACCGTCGGGTTCGCCGCGGTGGCCGTGTTCGTCACGGTCGCCGTCGGCACCCTGGTCGCGCTGCTCCTCGCCCGACTGGGCACCGTGTGGCGCACCATCGTCTCCAGCTGCATCATGGTGGCCTGGGCGATGCCCGCGGTGACCGGCACCTACGTCTGGACCTTCATCTTCGATGCCGACCGCGGCATCTTCAACTCCGTCCTGCAGGATCTGGGTCTGATGGACGGCTCGGTCAACTGGTTCACCAACCAGTGGTCGTTCTACGCGATCGTGCTCCTCAACGTCGTGCACCACGGATTCCCGTTCGTCGCGATCACGGTGCTCGCCGGTCTCCTCGGCGTCTCGAAGGAGATGCTGGAAGCCGCGGCCCTCGATGGTGCGAACGCCTGGACGCGCTTCTGGAAGATCGTCTTCCCGACGCTGAAGCCCGTGTTCTCCGTCGTCATCATCCTGTCGACGATCTGGGACTTCAAGGTCTTCGCGCAGGTGTACCTGATGCCCGGCGGTGGCGGTGGCAACCGCTCCGTGCTCAACCTCGGTGTCTGGTCGTACGTGGAGTCGTTCGGTCAGAACCGCTACGGCTTCGGCGCCGCGCTCGCGGTGCTGCTCACTCTCGTGCTGATCGGAATCACCATCGTGTACATCCGATCCCTCATGAAGGAGGACGAGCTGTGA
- a CDS encoding LCP family protein, producing the protein MARRHTQDARPTIARHAPLPRRSALSSFLRFLGVGLAVVLVSAIAVGAFIVVDLLNRVGDEAVALEDAPEVDPPTIGAYPGDKAFSILVVGTDECSEATTALLAERCTEADGMSRNDVNLLVHVSAEPRNVTVISLPRDLGIAVPECTRQDGSVASSMSKQSINAVYEHAGLSCVVKTVSELGDIPIEFAAKISFDGVMAVTDAVGGVEVCIAGDGIRDRHTDIDWPAGPRTISGYEALQFIRTRHGVGDESDLARISNQQQYMSRLAKKILSGETLTDLPKVLALAGAVADNIVPSESLKDPLRLAQIALALKDVRFSDFVFVQYPNFVDPDDKDKVVPNEGAAEALWAAIKSGEPLQLTGDVSTRRGVELVTPAPTKTPDPTSTEAPEVRVTLPPDISGQTLEQETCAVGNQR; encoded by the coding sequence ATGGCTCGCCGTCACACGCAGGATGCTCGTCCGACGATCGCCCGACATGCACCGCTCCCCCGCCGGAGCGCACTGTCCTCTTTCCTCCGCTTCCTGGGCGTCGGACTCGCCGTCGTTCTCGTGTCTGCGATCGCCGTCGGGGCGTTCATCGTGGTCGACCTGCTGAACAGGGTCGGCGACGAGGCGGTCGCCCTGGAGGATGCGCCCGAGGTCGATCCACCCACGATCGGCGCCTACCCGGGCGACAAGGCGTTCAGCATCCTCGTGGTGGGCACCGACGAGTGCAGCGAGGCGACCACCGCGCTGCTCGCCGAGCGCTGCACCGAGGCCGATGGCATGAGCCGCAACGACGTGAACCTGCTCGTGCATGTGTCGGCGGAGCCGCGCAACGTCACCGTCATCTCCCTTCCGCGCGACCTCGGCATCGCGGTGCCGGAATGCACTCGCCAAGACGGCTCCGTCGCCTCGTCGATGTCGAAGCAGTCGATCAACGCGGTCTACGAGCACGCCGGCCTCTCGTGCGTCGTGAAGACGGTCAGCGAACTCGGCGACATCCCGATCGAGTTCGCCGCCAAGATCAGCTTCGACGGCGTGATGGCCGTGACCGATGCGGTCGGCGGCGTCGAGGTCTGCATCGCCGGCGACGGCATCCGCGATCGTCACACCGACATCGACTGGCCGGCGGGTCCTCGCACCATCTCGGGGTACGAGGCGCTGCAGTTCATCCGTACCCGTCACGGCGTCGGCGATGAGAGCGACCTCGCGCGCATCTCGAATCAGCAGCAGTACATGTCGCGGCTCGCCAAGAAGATCCTGAGCGGGGAGACGCTCACCGACCTGCCCAAGGTGCTCGCTCTGGCCGGCGCCGTCGCCGACAACATCGTCCCGAGCGAATCGCTGAAGGATCCGCTCCGACTCGCACAGATCGCGCTCGCCCTGAAGGACGTGCGCTTCAGCGACTTCGTATTCGTGCAGTACCCGAACTTCGTCGACCCGGATGACAAGGACAAGGTCGTGCCCAACGAGGGTGCCGCTGAGGCGCTGTGGGCCGCGATCAAGTCGGGAGAGCCCCTGCAGCTCACCGGCGACGTCTCGACGCGCCGCGGGGTCGAGCTGGTGACGCCTGCTCCCACGAAGACCCCCGATCCGACTTCCACCGAGGCGCCGGAGGTGCGGGTCACGCTGCCTCCCGACATCTCCGGGCAGACGCTCGAGCAGGAGACCTGCGCGGTCGGCAACCAGCGCTGA
- a CDS encoding MurR/RpiR family transcriptional regulator — MDADVLALVRRSVSRLSAAEARVAETILADPTLVVDLAINDLAKLCRTSLSTVARFAQSLGYTGYRELRVAVARTVTLEQAQQARFSLDTTAIDPDDEPAAIAAKLAAQEIDAIERTALGLDAAALDRVARAVVAARHIDLFGQAASSLTAQDLLLKLSRIGCSVSHSADPHLAVTTAALRSGDDVAIAFSHSGSTFETVRALEVARDAGALSVAVTSAAESALALAADVVLLTHAHESPFRMAAMSSRIAQLALVDVLFVRVVQHRGEPVVIPLQRTHDAAVSRVRSRPRVEG; from the coding sequence GTGGACGCAGACGTTCTCGCGCTGGTGCGACGCTCGGTCTCACGACTGAGTGCCGCTGAAGCGCGCGTCGCGGAGACGATCCTCGCGGATCCGACCCTGGTCGTCGACCTCGCGATCAACGACCTGGCAAAGCTCTGCCGCACGTCGCTGTCGACGGTCGCCCGGTTCGCCCAGTCGTTGGGGTATACCGGCTATCGGGAGCTGCGGGTCGCCGTCGCCCGCACGGTGACCCTCGAACAGGCCCAGCAGGCGCGCTTCAGCCTCGACACGACGGCGATCGATCCGGACGACGAGCCCGCCGCGATCGCGGCGAAACTCGCGGCGCAGGAGATCGATGCGATCGAGAGGACCGCACTCGGTCTCGATGCCGCCGCTCTCGACCGCGTGGCCCGTGCTGTCGTGGCCGCGCGGCACATCGACCTGTTCGGGCAGGCGGCATCATCGCTGACAGCGCAGGATCTGCTCCTCAAGCTCTCGCGCATCGGCTGCTCCGTGTCGCACTCGGCTGATCCTCACCTGGCCGTCACGACAGCCGCACTGCGCAGCGGTGACGACGTCGCGATCGCGTTCTCGCACAGCGGGTCGACGTTCGAGACCGTGCGGGCGCTCGAGGTCGCACGCGATGCCGGCGCGCTCTCGGTCGCCGTGACGAGCGCGGCCGAATCCGCTCTCGCTCTCGCGGCCGACGTCGTGCTGCTCACGCACGCGCATGAGTCGCCGTTCCGTATGGCGGCGATGTCGAGCCGCATCGCGCAGCTCGCCCTCGTCGATGTGCTGTTCGTCCGTGTCGTACAGCATCGCGGCGAACCCGTCGTGATTCCGTTGCAGCGCACGCACGACGCCGCGGTGTCGAGGGTGCGGTCGCGCCCGCGCGTCGAGGGCTGA
- a CDS encoding ABC transporter substrate-binding protein, whose protein sequence is MHHSVMRRRGLIAVTGATLAALVLAGCVASDRGDDAGEGSGDVDGTFVFAASSDPASLDPAFAQDGESFRVSRQIFEGLVGTEPGTADPAPLLAESWKSSDDGMSHTFALKEDVTFQDGTPFNAEAVCVNFDRWFNWTGLAASEAFGYYYNKLFKGYASNAADAVYKSCTPDGDYSVTIELNKPFAGFVASLSLPSFGMQSPSAMQEFGADDVSGSAEAPVLSEYATAHPVGTGPYQFEEWAPGEQVTLKSYADYWGDKGQIDQIIFRTIDDPTARRQALESGSIDGYDLVGPADTKALEDDGFTMVSRPPFTILYLAFNQAVPALQDPKVREALSYAIDKDALITQVLPEGTQKAIEFLPEVVNGYNPDVTTYDYDPEKAKSLLAEAGYDEANPLKLDFNYPVNVSRPYMPDPEQIFTVLSTQLADVGVETTPVSEEWVEYLDRTTGTSDHGIHLLGWTGDYNDTDNFVGVFFGQKSSEWGFDNPELFQKLADARGVSNLDEQSALYEEINEDVATFIPGVPLAHPAPTLAFDPRVKSYPASPVNDEVFTDIVLTK, encoded by the coding sequence ATGCACCACTCAGTCATGCGTCGGCGAGGACTCATCGCCGTCACCGGAGCGACGCTCGCAGCACTCGTGCTCGCGGGTTGCGTCGCCAGCGATCGTGGCGACGACGCGGGGGAGGGATCAGGCGATGTCGACGGCACGTTCGTCTTCGCCGCATCCTCCGATCCGGCCAGCCTCGACCCCGCGTTCGCGCAGGACGGCGAGAGCTTCCGCGTCTCCCGTCAGATCTTCGAAGGTCTCGTCGGCACCGAGCCCGGCACCGCAGACCCCGCCCCGCTCCTCGCCGAGAGCTGGAAGTCGTCCGATGACGGCATGTCCCACACGTTCGCTCTGAAGGAGGACGTGACGTTCCAGGACGGCACCCCGTTCAACGCCGAGGCCGTGTGCGTGAACTTCGACCGCTGGTTCAACTGGACCGGTCTCGCCGCGTCCGAGGCATTCGGCTACTACTACAACAAGCTCTTCAAGGGCTACGCGTCGAACGCCGCCGACGCCGTCTACAAGTCGTGCACGCCGGACGGCGACTACTCGGTCACGATCGAGCTCAACAAGCCGTTCGCCGGTTTCGTGGCCTCCCTGTCGCTGCCCTCCTTCGGGATGCAGAGTCCTTCGGCCATGCAGGAGTTCGGAGCGGACGACGTGAGTGGTTCCGCTGAGGCCCCCGTGCTGTCGGAATACGCGACAGCGCACCCGGTCGGCACCGGCCCGTACCAGTTCGAGGAATGGGCACCGGGCGAGCAGGTCACCCTGAAGTCCTACGCCGACTACTGGGGCGACAAGGGACAGATCGACCAGATCATCTTCCGCACGATCGACGACCCGACCGCTCGCCGCCAGGCGTTGGAGTCCGGCTCGATCGACGGCTACGACCTGGTCGGTCCGGCCGACACCAAGGCGCTCGAGGACGACGGGTTCACGATGGTGTCGCGTCCTCCGTTCACGATCCTCTACCTGGCGTTCAACCAGGCGGTTCCCGCCCTGCAGGACCCCAAGGTCCGTGAGGCGCTGTCGTACGCGATCGACAAGGATGCGCTGATCACCCAGGTGCTCCCGGAGGGTACGCAGAAGGCGATCGAGTTCCTGCCCGAGGTCGTCAACGGCTACAACCCGGATGTCACGACCTATGACTACGACCCCGAGAAGGCCAAGTCGCTGCTCGCCGAGGCCGGCTACGACGAGGCGAACCCGCTGAAGCTGGACTTCAACTACCCGGTCAACGTCTCGCGTCCCTACATGCCGGACCCCGAGCAGATCTTCACCGTGCTCTCCACGCAGCTCGCCGATGTGGGCGTCGAGACCACCCCGGTCTCCGAGGAGTGGGTCGAATACCTCGACCGCACCACGGGCACCTCGGATCACGGCATCCACCTGCTCGGCTGGACCGGCGACTACAACGACACCGACAACTTCGTCGGCGTCTTCTTCGGTCAGAAGAGCTCCGAGTGGGGCTTCGACAACCCCGAGCTGTTCCAGAAGCTGGCTGACGCCCGCGGCGTCTCCAACCTCGACGAGCAGAGCGCGCTGTACGAGGAGATCAACGAGGATGTCGCGACCTTCATCCCCGGTGTCCCGCTCGCGCACCCGGCGCCGACCCTGGCGTTCGACCCGCGCGTGAAGAGCTACCCGGCCAGCCCCGTGAACGACGAGGTCTTCACCGACATCGTCCTCACCAAGTAG
- a CDS encoding glycoside hydrolase family 3 N-terminal domain-containing protein has protein sequence MSDDLTRLANGVLWPGFFGTSAPSWLLDELQDGLAGVVYFGQNIGPELPALSASILAANPAALIGVDEEGGSVTRLESAEGSTIPGAAQLGLLDDLVATERTGAELARRVAAVGANVVLGPVADVNTDPRNPVIGVRSFGSDESLVSRHAVAAIDGIQDGGVAACVKHFPGHGDTHLDSHHALPEIALDIAEFERVHLEPFRAAVEAGVDSIMTAHIVVPAWGEAPATLNPRILGILRDWGFEGVIITDALDMAAIRETVGIGGGAALALAAGADLLCIGNPTNPGDAALPDQDLQDFLAAREGIVAALRDGSLSRERVEEAARRVAALAAKLRSAADTAVDIEASDSDAPDTGGFDAAEIMRRIITVTGDEPAAAAALTVVDARRRSTLAVDSAAGYVAGSLAAGDPRVRIDVASAAISEQDRVLDEMTAAAGMTVILIDRPDADAAQRSLVERAAERDPHAVVVNVGLPARVPLPLPTVEVAAASRIGAQVARERLLGRTG, from the coding sequence ATGAGCGACGACCTCACCCGCTTGGCGAACGGCGTGCTGTGGCCGGGCTTCTTCGGCACCTCGGCCCCGTCGTGGTTGCTCGATGAGCTGCAGGACGGGCTCGCGGGCGTCGTGTACTTCGGCCAGAACATCGGCCCCGAGCTGCCGGCCCTGAGCGCATCGATCCTCGCGGCGAACCCCGCGGCGCTGATCGGTGTCGACGAGGAGGGTGGCAGCGTCACCCGACTCGAGTCGGCCGAGGGATCGACGATCCCCGGCGCCGCTCAGCTCGGTCTGCTCGACGACCTGGTCGCCACAGAGCGCACGGGCGCCGAGCTCGCGCGCCGTGTCGCCGCGGTGGGCGCCAACGTGGTGTTGGGCCCGGTCGCGGATGTGAACACCGACCCGCGCAACCCTGTGATCGGTGTGCGCTCGTTCGGATCCGATGAGAGCCTCGTGTCTCGCCATGCGGTCGCGGCGATCGACGGCATCCAGGACGGCGGTGTCGCGGCGTGCGTCAAGCACTTCCCCGGCCACGGTGACACCCATCTCGACTCGCACCACGCGCTGCCAGAGATCGCGCTCGACATCGCCGAGTTCGAGCGCGTGCACCTCGAGCCCTTCCGTGCGGCCGTCGAAGCCGGGGTCGACTCGATCATGACCGCCCACATCGTGGTGCCGGCGTGGGGTGAGGCTCCGGCCACCCTGAATCCCCGCATCCTCGGCATCCTCCGCGACTGGGGTTTCGAGGGCGTCATCATCACCGACGCGCTCGACATGGCCGCGATCCGCGAGACCGTCGGCATCGGGGGAGGAGCGGCACTGGCTCTCGCCGCCGGCGCCGACCTGCTCTGCATCGGCAACCCGACGAACCCCGGCGATGCCGCCCTGCCCGATCAGGATCTGCAGGACTTCCTCGCCGCGCGTGAGGGCATCGTCGCCGCGCTGCGCGACGGATCGCTCTCGCGAGAGAGGGTCGAGGAAGCGGCCCGCCGCGTCGCGGCCCTGGCCGCCAAGCTGCGCTCAGCCGCCGACACCGCCGTCGACATCGAGGCCTCGGACAGTGATGCCCCGGACACCGGTGGTTTCGACGCCGCCGAGATCATGCGCCGGATCATCACGGTGACCGGCGACGAGCCGGCCGCAGCGGCCGCACTGACCGTGGTCGATGCGCGTCGCCGCTCCACGCTCGCGGTCGACAGTGCCGCCGGGTACGTGGCGGGTTCCCTCGCCGCAGGCGACCCCCGCGTTCGAATCGACGTCGCCAGCGCCGCGATCAGCGAGCAGGATCGGGTGCTCGATGAGATGACGGCTGCCGCCGGGATGACGGTGATCCTGATCGATCGTCCGGACGCGGATGCCGCCCAGCGCTCCCTCGTGGAACGTGCGGCCGAGCGCGACCCGCATGCCGTGGTCGTCAACGTGGGTCTGCCCGCGCGCGTGCCGCTGCCGTTGCCGACCGTCGAGGTCGCAGCCGCCAGCCGGATCGGGGCACAGGTCGCCCGCGAGAGACTGCTCGGCAGGACGGGCTGA
- a CDS encoding carbohydrate ABC transporter permease, with amino-acid sequence MNPRASLRSRIGLGIAVAAVLIFTLFPVYWMVSSAFDKKASSGGQSLLPQEFTFDNFAFVLTEGGFGTFLRNSAIVAVVTVVVSALVCLLAAVAVARFKFKFRTTVLMMILVVQMVPLEALVIPLFLQVKTLGLLNSILGLMVVYIALSLAFGIWMLRGFVAAVPVELEEAAYIDGASWWRMFRSILLPLVMPGLVATSIFSFITAWNEFIFAMTILGAQTDQYTVSIGLKSFFGLFANDWGSIMAASTIITLPVMVFFIIVQRRLSAGMVAGAVKG; translated from the coding sequence GTGAACCCCCGCGCATCTCTCCGCTCCCGCATCGGCCTCGGGATCGCGGTCGCGGCCGTCCTGATCTTCACGCTGTTCCCGGTGTACTGGATGGTCTCCAGCGCCTTCGACAAGAAGGCGTCCAGCGGCGGGCAGTCCCTCCTGCCGCAGGAGTTCACCTTCGACAACTTCGCGTTCGTGCTCACGGAGGGCGGGTTCGGGACGTTCCTGCGCAACTCCGCGATCGTGGCGGTCGTCACGGTCGTCGTCAGCGCTCTGGTGTGCCTCCTCGCCGCTGTCGCGGTGGCCCGCTTCAAGTTCAAGTTCCGCACGACCGTGCTGATGATGATCCTCGTGGTGCAGATGGTGCCGCTCGAGGCCCTCGTGATCCCGCTGTTCCTGCAGGTCAAGACACTCGGCCTGCTCAACAGCATCCTCGGCCTGATGGTCGTGTACATCGCGCTCTCGCTCGCCTTCGGCATCTGGATGCTGCGCGGATTCGTCGCAGCCGTCCCGGTCGAGCTGGAGGAGGCCGCGTACATCGACGGAGCCAGCTGGTGGCGCATGTTCCGCTCGATCCTGCTGCCGTTGGTGATGCCCGGTCTCGTCGCGACGAGCATCTTCAGCTTCATCACGGCGTGGAACGAGTTCATCTTCGCGATGACGATCCTCGGCGCTCAGACCGACCAGTACACTGTGTCGATCGGCCTGAAGTCGTTCTTCGGTCTCTTCGCGAACGACTGGGGCAGCATCATGGCGGCGTCGACCATCATCACCCTCCCCGTCATGGTCTTCTTCATCATCGTGCAGCGCCGTCTGTCCGCCGGAATGGTGGCGGGGGCGGTGAAGGGATGA
- a CDS encoding sugar kinase: MTESAPLAVCVGEGLISLVAATAAPLEECRTFHRSLAGSEWNTAIALASAGVRTAVVSRVGDDGFGRFLTAELRRHGVDDSAVEVDDTAPTGLYVKELAPRSDGAVDGTMHYYRTGSAASAMSPRTLSAPAAAALLEAAALVHTSGITPAISASARSAQEVLFSERRGERVISFDVNWRPALWRGREEEGRALLTDLAHRADIVFCTAPDAAAVFGTDDADALRALIPEPRYLIVTDARGAIAFDGAESAPSAAIDVPVVETIGAGDAFAAGFLAGVLTGLSVTGSLARAHRIATRVLATTRDHVD; the protein is encoded by the coding sequence GTGACCGAATCCGCCCCTCTCGCCGTGTGCGTCGGAGAGGGTCTGATCTCTCTGGTCGCTGCGACAGCCGCCCCGCTGGAGGAGTGCCGCACGTTCCATCGATCGCTGGCCGGCTCCGAGTGGAACACCGCCATCGCCCTCGCATCGGCCGGCGTCCGCACCGCCGTCGTGTCCCGCGTCGGCGACGACGGGTTCGGCCGCTTCCTCACCGCCGAGCTCCGCCGCCACGGGGTCGACGATTCCGCCGTCGAGGTCGATGACACCGCCCCCACCGGGCTCTACGTCAAGGAACTCGCTCCCCGCTCCGATGGCGCGGTCGACGGCACCATGCACTACTACCGCACGGGATCCGCCGCATCCGCCATGTCGCCGCGCACGCTCAGCGCACCGGCCGCCGCCGCTCTGCTCGAGGCCGCGGCTCTGGTACACACCTCGGGCATCACCCCGGCGATCTCCGCGTCGGCGCGATCCGCGCAGGAGGTGCTCTTCTCGGAGCGACGTGGTGAGCGTGTGATCAGCTTCGACGTGAACTGGCGTCCGGCGCTCTGGCGCGGCCGCGAAGAGGAAGGCCGCGCGCTGCTGACCGACCTCGCCCATCGGGCCGACATCGTGTTCTGCACGGCTCCGGATGCCGCGGCCGTCTTCGGCACGGATGATGCGGACGCACTGCGCGCCCTCATCCCCGAGCCCCGCTACCTGATCGTGACGGATGCCCGCGGCGCCATCGCCTTCGACGGTGCGGAGTCCGCACCGAGCGCGGCGATCGACGTGCCTGTGGTCGAGACGATCGGCGCGGGCGACGCGTTCGCCGCCGGCTTCCTGGCCGGAGTGCTCACCGGGCTCTCAGTGACGGGCAGTCTCGCCCGAGCGCACCGCATCGCGACCCGCGTGCTGGCGACCACACGCGATCACGTCGACTGA
- a CDS encoding sugar ABC transporter substrate-binding protein has protein sequence MHKRILPVVALGAVATLGLAACTGGNAGGSADGEGQELTVWIMKGTNPDASAFYDEVSSAFEEETGATVKIEEIQWADAHDRFVTSIAGGTTPDIAETGTTWTAEFADAGALEPLDSYVDAEDGLRDDLVEGLAVAGTYEDELYGMPWYAGVRSIVYRTDVFEALGLEAPKTWDDIVAAGEAIKAEYPDMMPFPVAGDAEFQVYPWVWGAGGEIATKKGDTWTSELDSDESQAGIEFYTGLATEHGFSSAGATTWKETDLRDAFTQGNVGMMLSGSWTPKTLIEANPDLEGKIGAAVIPGKDGGIAPSVLGGSHLSVFNTTKNADLAWEFVKLMTTGEFAEKWSNQTGYFPGVQSAMEEALASTDPLVAPFAEQMVDGGASVPVTPNFGAVQAKKTTNAMMQAILSGQKDVATAAKDAAAEMTELLNQ, from the coding sequence ATGCACAAGCGCATTCTTCCGGTCGTGGCGCTCGGCGCCGTGGCTACGCTCGGTCTCGCTGCCTGCACCGGCGGCAACGCCGGCGGTAGCGCGGACGGAGAGGGCCAGGAGCTCACCGTCTGGATCATGAAGGGCACGAACCCCGACGCCTCCGCGTTCTACGACGAGGTGTCCTCGGCCTTCGAAGAGGAGACCGGGGCCACGGTCAAGATCGAGGAGATCCAGTGGGCTGACGCTCACGATCGCTTCGTCACGTCGATCGCCGGCGGCACGACCCCTGACATCGCCGAGACGGGCACCACCTGGACCGCCGAGTTCGCCGACGCCGGCGCACTCGAGCCGCTCGACTCCTACGTCGACGCCGAAGACGGTCTGCGCGACGACCTGGTCGAGGGCCTCGCCGTCGCCGGTACCTACGAGGACGAGCTCTACGGCATGCCCTGGTACGCCGGTGTGCGCTCCATCGTCTACCGCACCGACGTCTTCGAGGCCCTGGGCCTCGAAGCGCCGAAGACGTGGGATGACATCGTCGCCGCGGGCGAGGCCATCAAGGCCGAGTACCCCGACATGATGCCGTTCCCTGTCGCCGGTGACGCCGAGTTCCAGGTCTACCCCTGGGTCTGGGGTGCCGGTGGCGAGATCGCCACGAAGAAGGGCGACACCTGGACCAGCGAGCTCGACAGCGACGAGTCGCAGGCGGGCATCGAGTTCTACACGGGTCTCGCGACCGAGCACGGCTTCTCGTCGGCCGGTGCGACCACCTGGAAGGAGACCGACCTGCGCGACGCGTTCACGCAGGGCAACGTCGGCATGATGCTCTCCGGCTCCTGGACGCCGAAGACGCTGATCGAGGCCAACCCCGACCTCGAGGGCAAGATCGGCGCCGCCGTGATCCCGGGCAAGGACGGCGGCATCGCTCCGTCCGTCCTCGGCGGATCGCACCTCTCGGTCTTCAACACCACGAAGAACGCAGACCTGGCATGGGAGTTCGTGAAGCTCATGACCACGGGTGAGTTCGCCGAGAAGTGGTCGAACCAGACCGGATACTTCCCGGGCGTCCAGTCCGCGATGGAGGAGGCACTCGCCTCGACCGACCCGCTCGTCGCTCCGTTCGCCGAGCAGATGGTCGACGGCGGAGCATCCGTCCCGGTCACCCCGAACTTCGGCGCCGTGCAGGCGAAGAAGACGACCAACGCCATGATGCAGGCGATCCTCAGCGGACAGAAGGACGTCGCCACCGCGGCGAAGGACGCTGCCGCCGAGATGACCGAACTGCTCAACCAGTAA